A genomic window from Scophthalmus maximus strain ysfricsl-2021 chromosome 17, ASM2237912v1, whole genome shotgun sequence includes:
- the rps11 gene encoding 40S ribosomal protein S11 isoform X1 has product MHKYVRENGVTERAYQKQPTIFQNKKRVLIADGGKEAKEKLPRYHKSVGLGFKTPREAIDGTYIDKKCPFTGNVSIRGRILSGVVTKMKMQRTIVIRRDYLHYIRKYNRFEKRHKNISVHLSPCFRDVSVGDIVTVGECRPLSKTVRFNVLKVTKAAGAKKQFQKF; this is encoded by the exons ATGCACAAGTACGTTCGGGAAAACGGCGTG ACCGAGAGGGCTTATCAGAAACAGCCCACCATCTTCCAGAACAAGAAGCGTGTTCTGATCGCTGATGGTGGCAAGGAGGCCAAGGAGAAGCTCCCCCGCTACCACAAGAGCGTCGGGCTGGGCTTCAAAACCCCAAGAGAG gctATTGATGGCACTTACATTGACAAGAAATGCCCCTTCACTGGAAATGTCTCCATCCGTGGCCGTATCCTCTCTG GCGTGGTGACCAAAATGAAGATGCAGAGGACCATCGTCATCAGACGCGACTACCTGCATTACATCCGCAAGTACAACCGTTTTGAGAAGAGGCACAAGAACATCTCTGTCCACCTGTCACCTTGCTTCAG agaCGTTTCAGTCGGCGATATTGTGACTGTCGGAGAATGCCGACCACTCAGCAAGACTGTGCGATTCAACGTCCTCAAAGTGACGAAGGCTGCTGGAGCCAAGAAGCAGTTCCAGAAGTTTTAG
- the rps11 gene encoding 40S ribosomal protein S11 isoform X2 encodes MADAQTERAYQKQPTIFQNKKRVLIADGGKEAKEKLPRYHKSVGLGFKTPREAIDGTYIDKKCPFTGNVSIRGRILSGVVTKMKMQRTIVIRRDYLHYIRKYNRFEKRHKNISVHLSPCFRDVSVGDIVTVGECRPLSKTVRFNVLKVTKAAGAKKQFQKF; translated from the exons ATGGCGGATGCACAA ACCGAGAGGGCTTATCAGAAACAGCCCACCATCTTCCAGAACAAGAAGCGTGTTCTGATCGCTGATGGTGGCAAGGAGGCCAAGGAGAAGCTCCCCCGCTACCACAAGAGCGTCGGGCTGGGCTTCAAAACCCCAAGAGAG gctATTGATGGCACTTACATTGACAAGAAATGCCCCTTCACTGGAAATGTCTCCATCCGTGGCCGTATCCTCTCTG GCGTGGTGACCAAAATGAAGATGCAGAGGACCATCGTCATCAGACGCGACTACCTGCATTACATCCGCAAGTACAACCGTTTTGAGAAGAGGCACAAGAACATCTCTGTCCACCTGTCACCTTGCTTCAG agaCGTTTCAGTCGGCGATATTGTGACTGTCGGAGAATGCCGACCACTCAGCAAGACTGTGCGATTCAACGTCCTCAAAGTGACGAAGGCTGCTGGAGCCAAGAAGCAGTTCCAGAAGTTTTAG